The following are encoded together in the Candidatus Omnitrophota bacterium genome:
- a CDS encoding glycosyltransferase family 2 protein, giving the protein MKILFWVSLLVIIYVYLGYPLLAYLFSLLYKKPLAAKYVYPTVSILISVHNEEINIRNKINSLMELDYPQDRLEIIFGSDGSTDGTEEIIKRDIEATRPQGHKVTLVRQEKRLGKPSMLNKLVKEAKGEILVFTDARQRLDNNALKELVKHFADGKVGSVSSELIYEDESPENKSSGGINLYWEYEKFIRKSESRMGSMLGATGALYAIRSKLFPGLPEDMILDDVYIPMKIVEKGYRAVFDSKAKIYDKVFSATRR; this is encoded by the coding sequence ATGAAGATATTATTCTGGGTTTCACTGTTGGTAATAATTTATGTTTATCTCGGGTATCCGTTATTGGCGTACCTGTTTTCGCTGCTTTATAAAAAACCATTAGCCGCAAAATATGTTTATCCGACGGTATCTATCTTGATTTCGGTCCATAATGAGGAGATAAATATCCGGAATAAGATTAATTCTTTGATGGAACTTGATTATCCGCAGGATAGATTAGAGATTATTTTCGGGTCGGATGGGAGTACGGATGGCACCGAAGAAATAATAAAACGAGATATTGAGGCCACAAGGCCACAAGGTCACAAGGTCACATTAGTAAGGCAGGAGAAGAGGCTGGGGAAGCCGAGCATGCTGAATAAGCTGGTAAAAGAAGCCAAAGGAGAAATCCTTGTCTTTACCGATGCCAGGCAGAGGTTGGACAATAATGCCTTAAAAGAGCTGGTCAAGCATTTTGCCGACGGAAAAGTTGGCTCGGTCAGTTCAGAGTTGATTTATGAGGATGAATCGCCGGAAAATAAGTCTTCAGGCGGAATTAACCTTTATTGGGAATATGAAAAGTTTATCCGTAAAAGTGAATCACGCATGGGCTCTATGCTTGGGGCGACAGGCGCTCTCTATGCGATAAGAAGCAAGCTCTTCCCGGGGCTGCCTGAGGATATGATATTGGATGATGTTTATATCCCCATGAAAATTGTTGAAAAGGGCTATCGTGCGGTATTTGACTCTAAGGCCAAGATTTATGATAAGGTATTCAGCGCGACCCGAAGATAG
- a CDS encoding polysaccharide deacetylase family protein, whose product MKKPENKKKSILMYHSVGFPVLGDPGNGLYCVSKENFREQMQYITQVTKTQSHKVTEHSKFDEVHSPQSTVHGKLDAVVRRPSTVDCLITFDDGDVTNFTQAYPVLKELGLTAYFFILAGKIGSSGYMSWGQIKEMHDNGMIIGSHGMTHRIMPALSDKDIRYEINTSKEFIEGKLKTKIYYFSIPRGFYNKKILGMLKKAGYKGVFTSDSGRINDYEFGRIAIRSNWGIGQFKKVLERGPSVKDKLEGRLRKSAINLIGINNYDKLRMGLLKK is encoded by the coding sequence ATGAAAAAACCGGAAAATAAGAAAAAGTCTATACTAATGTACCACTCTGTGGGTTTTCCTGTTTTGGGGGATCCGGGTAACGGACTGTATTGTGTAAGTAAGGAGAATTTCAGGGAACAGATGCAATACATTACACAGGTCACAAAGACACAAAGTCACAAGGTCACAGAACACAGTAAATTTGATGAAGTCCACAGTCCACAGTCTACAGTCCACGGTAAATTGGATGCTGTGGTCCGTCGACCGTCGACCGTCGACTGCTTAATAACCTTTGACGACGGGGATGTGACGAATTTTACACAGGCTTATCCGGTATTAAAAGAACTGGGATTAACTGCGTATTTCTTTATATTAGCCGGCAAGATCGGCTCATCGGGCTATATGAGCTGGGGACAGATAAAAGAAATGCATGATAATGGCATGATTATCGGTTCGCATGGCATGACACATAGGATAATGCCCGCACTATCCGATAAAGACATCAGGTATGAAATAAACACTTCAAAGGAATTCATTGAAGGCAAGCTTAAAACAAAGATTTATTATTTTTCGATACCGCGCGGATTCTATAATAAGAAAATATTGGGGATGCTGAAAAAAGCAGGATATAAAGGGGTTTTTACATCAGACTCCGGCAGGATAAATGATTATGAATTCGGCAGGATAGCGATCAGGAGCAATTGGGGGATAGGCCAGTTTAAAAAAGTATTGGAACGCGGGCCAAGCGTAAAAGATAAGCTTGAAGGAAGGCTTCGTAAGTCAGCGATCAATTTGATAGGCATAAACAATTACGATAAATTAAGGATGGGATTGCTAAAGAAATGA